Within Metabacillus sp. KUDC1714, the genomic segment TGCAAATGGTGGGATTAACGGAGTTCTTGCTCCCATCGAAGATTTGAGTCCAGAAGATTGGGATAATACTCTACAAATTAATTTAAAGGGTACGTTTCATACGATTAAATATGCAATACCAAAAATGAAGGATAATGGTGGAAGTATTATTATCACTAGTTCAATTAATGGAAGCAGAGTTTTTTCAAACTTTGGTATGGCTGCATATAGCACTTCTAAAGCCGGTCAAGTTGCTTTTGCAAAAATGGCAGCTTTGGAGCTGGCCCAATATAAAATAAGGGTAAATGTTATCTGTCCCGGTGCAATCGAAACGAATATTGGAATGAACACGAAAAAAACACCGGAAGTTAAAAAGATTGAAATACCTGTTGAGTATCCAGAAGGAAGCCAGCCATTGGAACATGGTCCTGGGAAGCCAGAGCATGTTGCTCAACTTGTTTCCTTCCTCGCATCTGAGGAATCTAGTCATATTACTGGAAGTGAGATTTATATTGATGGAGCAGAATCTTTATTATAACAGTCATAAGTAAGAAATACAGATGCTTATCGTCAAAATTACTTAATTAAACCTATTATTCAAAGAATATTAATTATGCTAAATGAAAAAGGATCATTCAAAATATGGATGATCCTTTTTCTGTCTATACATTCTCCTTTGATACACTATTCTTTCAATACAAAATCCCCAAAACTTTCACTGACCTGTTCCGTTAAAATGAGATTAAGCAATTTAATAGAATGATAAATCTTCCTATACTCTAGTTCCCTTTTAGAAACGCACCCGATGTTCTATGAAAGTTTATGAAAAAGTTATCATATTAAGAGAAGCTTGAGCATGTATTAATAGAAAGAATAGATTGTAAAAAAGGCGGAGGACTTGATGATGAATATTTCTTTTGCAGTAATGTTACTTACACTTTTTTTATCATTATTCCATTTTTCTTACGGTTATAAGGAAGCGATACGAATTAGTAATGAAGAGGGACCAGTTCAAGGGTTGACTGTTATTTTCAGCCTTCCTTTAGGGTTTACATTTGCTTATTTGTCATCGATTTTTTATCAACAAGTTTAACATATGCAGTTTTAGCGTTATGCATATAGCATAACGCTTTTTTATTCTTAGGAATTATAAAATTTGTTGAACTGTGGATAAGCGCACCACATCCAGCTCCAGCGCCTAGCCCCTCGAGGTCATAAGCTAATTTAGAATTGAAGGCAAAGGACGCCTTCTATTCTAAATCATCTTATGCTTGTCGGGGCTGTTCAAGGCGCTTGCGCTTTTGTTCTTTGTCATAACATTTTTGAAAATTAAATAGCAAATATCATGATTTTTTTCTTAGTTCCTTCATAGATATCAATAAAGATACACCTTTATAGGAGGTTACTTTGAAAATAGTTAATGTGATTTTTACAAATCTTTTTTATTCTTTTCTTTCATTTATCATGACATTTGTTATTTTATTAGCTTTATTTTTAATTATGAACATACAGGTAAGTCTTATTTTAAGTATTATCATGGTACTTCTTTCTTTCAGTCTATTTTGCTTCTGCATCTATTCGTTTGTATGTATAAATAGGAACTTTCATTTTCTTTTTTTAAAGGGAATCAGCGGATTGGTCTCACTTGGATGTTTAACAGTCGTGTTTACGATCGTCACCGTTTTCTTTTTTTCAATAAATTTTATGATTTCAACCGAGCTTGGCAAAAACCTTACAATAGAAGAAAAATTCGAGCTATATATGCTTCCCTTTCAAGAAGATCAAACGACACCAACTGACTATAATGCAATGAAGGAAAATAAATTAATCCAATCCTATCGAAATGTAACGATCTATTATACGCAACAGGAAAAGGAACTTCTCCCAGTAATAGAGGGAGTACTGGATAAAGCTGATTCCTTAACAACACGTTTATTCGGGACAGTAAACGACAATAACATTGATTTAATTC encodes:
- a CDS encoding SDR family oxidoreductase; this encodes MNLYDENRFANKVAVVTGGSSGIGRAAAIHLAKQGAKVCLMDIKEENAEKVKKEIEEFQGEALITDVDLSDHNRVKEGIEEIVDKWGRLDIVFANGGINGVLAPIEDLSPEDWDNTLQINLKGTFHTIKYAIPKMKDNGGSIIITSSINGSRVFSNFGMAAYSTSKAGQVAFAKMAALELAQYKIRVNVICPGAIETNIGMNTKKTPEVKKIEIPVEYPEGSQPLEHGPGKPEHVAQLVSFLASEESSHITGSEIYIDGAESLL